A single genomic interval of Aegicerativicinus sediminis harbors:
- a CDS encoding type IX secretion system plug protein codes for MKHYLFCLFLLLSMHFYHAQVIETNPPNYIKTITFKGNTPESSLPILKLGETLQLEFDALNGDEADYYYEIEHFDYNWKPSQLSKPEYLAGFDNQRIRDYENSYNTYQIYSHYRLQIPNPQTRGLLKSGNYLLSIRNSYGDLIFSRKFMIYEELANVGVSIKRSRDVKFINEKQSVDFVITGRGLRFNNPLETVKTVIVQNNNLNTAIFGLRPQYALGNELIYRYVKESSFWAGNEYLFYENRDIRVANTGVQFIDLKEVYHNYLFTNEIRANRPYTYNPDINGNFVITADAMNDISIEADYAVIHFSLLSPELMDGRSIYVYGNYNNYALEEENRMYYNGDRGVYEAKLPMKQGFYNYKYVIVNPDGVLDEGAISGNFWQTENNYKVLVYYRDLGARFDRMIGVGEASSVNISN; via the coding sequence ATGAAACATTATTTATTTTGTCTTTTCTTACTTCTTAGCATGCATTTTTACCATGCTCAAGTAATTGAAACAAATCCACCCAATTACATTAAGACAATAACATTTAAGGGTAATACACCGGAAAGCAGTTTGCCTATACTTAAACTTGGCGAAACCTTACAATTGGAATTTGATGCGCTTAACGGGGATGAGGCCGACTATTATTATGAAATAGAACATTTTGATTATAATTGGAAACCTTCTCAGCTTTCAAAACCAGAATATCTGGCCGGTTTTGACAATCAGAGAATTCGAGATTATGAAAATTCCTATAACACCTACCAGATTTATTCACATTACAGATTACAAATTCCAAACCCCCAAACGCGGGGCTTATTAAAAAGTGGAAACTATTTATTGTCTATCAGAAATAGTTATGGTGACCTTATTTTCAGTAGGAAATTTATGATTTATGAAGAATTGGCAAATGTCGGGGTTAGCATAAAACGAAGTAGGGATGTTAAGTTCATCAACGAAAAACAAAGTGTTGACTTTGTAATTACCGGCCGCGGTTTAAGATTTAATAATCCTTTGGAAACTGTAAAAACCGTGATTGTACAAAACAACAATTTAAATACAGCAATTTTTGGATTACGGCCACAATACGCCCTAGGTAATGAGCTTATTTACCGCTATGTGAAAGAAAGTAGTTTTTGGGCCGGAAATGAATACCTGTTTTATGAAAATCGGGATATTAGAGTGGCGAATACCGGAGTTCAATTCATTGATTTAAAAGAAGTTTACCACAATTACTTATTCACCAATGAAATTAGGGCAAATAGGCCATATACTTACAATCCAGACATAAACGGGAATTTTGTGATAACTGCTGATGCTATGAATGACATATCTATTGAAGCCGATTATGCGGTTATTCATTTTTCTTTATTGTCTCCAGAACTAATGGATGGACGCAGCATTTATGTATATGGTAATTATAACAATTACGCCTTAGAGGAAGAAAATAGAATGTATTATAACGGAGACCGTGGAGTATACGAAGCTAAGTTACCGATGAAGCAAGGTTTTTATAATTATAAATATGTTATTGTAAACCCAGACGGAGTCTTGGATGAAGGAGCAATATCTGGGAATTTTTGGCAAACTGAAAACAACTATAAAGTATTGGTTTACTATCGTGATTTAGGAGCGAGATTCGATCGTATGATAGGCGTTGGAGAAGCATCATCAGTTAATATTTCTAACTAG
- a CDS encoding inorganic diphosphatase codes for MMNKVSNPWHNVDIGDDIPNVVNAIIEIPKNTRAKYELDKESGLLKLDRVIYSAMHYPSNYGFIPQTFCDDKDPLDIVVLSQIEVFPLCILRARVIGVMRMLDGGEMDDKIIAVANDDISVNHINDISELPDHFFRELKTFFEDYKKLEHKTVVVEEFQNSETAKQILLKSIEDYKEYIKTH; via the coding sequence ATGATGAATAAAGTTAGTAATCCATGGCATAATGTAGACATAGGGGATGATATACCCAACGTAGTAAACGCAATCATTGAAATTCCAAAAAATACCAGAGCCAAATACGAATTAGACAAAGAATCTGGGCTTTTGAAATTGGATAGGGTTATTTATTCCGCAATGCATTATCCATCCAACTACGGTTTTATTCCTCAAACCTTTTGTGACGATAAGGATCCATTAGATATCGTTGTTCTTTCTCAAATTGAAGTGTTTCCTCTATGCATCTTACGTGCTAGGGTCATCGGAGTAATGCGAATGCTTGATGGAGGAGAAATGGATGATAAAATTATTGCAGTTGCCAATGATGACATTTCGGTAAATCATATTAATGATATATCTGAATTACCTGATCATTTTTTCAGGGAACTGAAAACATTTTTTGAAGATTATAAAAAGCTAGAGCATAAAACTGTTGTTGTTGAGGAATTTCAAAACTCTGAAACTGCTAAACAAATATTGTTAAAAAGCATTGAGGACTACAAAGAATACATCAAAACCCATTAA
- the apaG gene encoding Co2+/Mg2+ efflux protein ApaG yields MVHQVTSGIKISVETTFEGTFYKNYKVQYAFGYRVTIENQSKDSVQLNTRYWKIYDALNNTEVVEGEGVIGKKPVLKPGESHTYNSGCLLTSPFGAMHGYYQMVNFSTTQKFKVMIPCFKLSAPFAIN; encoded by the coding sequence ATGGTACATCAAGTAACTAGTGGTATAAAAATTTCCGTTGAAACCACTTTCGAAGGAACTTTTTATAAAAATTATAAGGTACAGTATGCATTTGGCTATAGGGTAACCATTGAGAACCAAAGCAAAGATTCTGTACAGTTAAATACCCGTTATTGGAAAATTTACGACGCTTTGAACAATACTGAAGTTGTTGAAGGAGAAGGTGTCATTGGTAAAAAGCCCGTTTTGAAACCAGGTGAATCCCACACATACAATTCTGGCTGTTTGTTGACTTCACCATTTGGAGCTATGCATGGTTATTATCAAATGGTAAATTTCTCAACCACACAAAAATTTAAGGTTATGATACCTTGTTTTAAGTTAAGTGCACCATTCGCTATTAACTAA
- a CDS encoding fatty acid desaturase family protein: MTKQALSFSRNDSAKFFRTLNKRVNDYFKENNLKRTGNWKIWVKTLVMFALFLAPYFLILTLDIPGWAQLLLVVVMGIGMAGVGMNVMHDGNHGSYSSKKWINKLMGGSIYILAGNVYNWQVQHNVLHHTYTNIHGHDEDLDAKGILRFSKHAKWKKFHRFQHLYSILLYGLLTLNWAITTDWLQMRNYMKRKLSYGELPRPWQNWTILALSKVVYLSIWIVIPMLVLDIPWWKVLLGFVVMHYVAGIILSVIFQLAHVMDEAEMPLPAEDGTIENTWAIHQLHTTVNFGTKNRLINWFTGGLNHQVEHHIFPNISHIHYTKISKIVKQTALEFNLPYKEYETTRKAILAHFRFLKEMGAKPALTA, encoded by the coding sequence ATGACCAAACAGGCCCTAAGTTTTTCGCGTAATGACTCAGCAAAATTTTTTAGAACTCTCAATAAACGCGTAAACGACTATTTTAAAGAAAATAATTTAAAACGAACCGGTAACTGGAAAATCTGGGTAAAAACATTAGTAATGTTCGCCTTGTTTTTGGCTCCCTATTTCCTAATACTTACCCTTGACATTCCAGGATGGGCACAATTGCTCCTTGTGGTAGTGATGGGAATAGGTATGGCCGGTGTCGGTATGAATGTAATGCATGATGGAAACCATGGTTCTTATTCAAGTAAAAAATGGATAAATAAACTAATGGGCGGAAGCATTTATATACTAGCTGGAAATGTTTACAATTGGCAGGTACAGCATAATGTATTACACCATACATACACCAACATACACGGACATGATGAAGATTTAGATGCAAAAGGAATATTAAGATTTTCCAAACATGCCAAATGGAAAAAATTCCACAGATTCCAACATCTATATTCAATATTACTTTATGGCCTTCTTACCCTAAATTGGGCAATTACGACAGATTGGTTGCAAATGCGTAACTACATGAAACGCAAACTATCTTATGGAGAGCTTCCAAGGCCATGGCAAAATTGGACAATTTTGGCTCTTAGCAAAGTTGTTTATTTAAGCATCTGGATTGTAATTCCAATGCTTGTTTTAGATATTCCATGGTGGAAAGTACTTCTTGGTTTTGTTGTGATGCATTATGTCGCTGGAATTATTCTCAGTGTAATTTTTCAATTGGCTCACGTAATGGATGAAGCAGAAATGCCATTGCCAGCTGAAGATGGAACTATTGAGAATACTTGGGCAATTCACCAATTACATACTACCGTGAATTTTGGAACAAAAAATAGGTTGATTAATTGGTTCACCGGAGGTTTAAATCATCAGGTTGAACATCATATTTTCCCAAACATTAGTCATATTCACTACACGAAAATTTCTAAAATTGTGAAACAAACTGCTTTGGAATTTAATCTACCGTATAAAGAATACGAAACAACAAGAAAAGCGATTTTAGCCCATTTCAGGTTTTTGAAAGAAATGGGGGCCAAACCTGCCTTGACAGCCTAA
- the rsmG gene encoding 16S rRNA (guanine(527)-N(7))-methyltransferase RsmG, whose product METILDYFQNLSSEQIKQYASLEALYQDWNLKINVVSRKDIDELYLRHVLHSLAIAKFINFNPKAKILDVGTGGGFPGIPLAIMFPETEFVLVDSIAKKLKVVQEVVEGLGLKNVSTIHSRVEEIPGKFDFIISRAVAAMPTFVHWTRGKISSKQNHTIKNGIIYLKGGDLQEELKGFPNAKVIDLSSYFKEDFFETKKIVYLPI is encoded by the coding sequence ATGGAAACTATCTTGGATTATTTTCAAAATCTAAGTTCAGAGCAAATTAAACAATATGCTTCCTTGGAAGCTTTGTACCAAGATTGGAATCTGAAAATAAATGTGGTGTCTAGAAAGGATATCGACGAACTTTACTTAAGACACGTATTGCATAGTTTGGCAATTGCAAAGTTCATTAATTTTAATCCTAAAGCTAAAATTTTAGATGTAGGAACGGGCGGTGGTTTTCCTGGAATTCCTTTGGCAATTATGTTTCCAGAAACTGAGTTTGTATTAGTTGATAGTATAGCCAAAAAATTGAAGGTTGTTCAAGAAGTAGTGGAGGGTTTGGGCTTAAAGAATGTTTCAACCATACATAGTAGAGTAGAAGAAATCCCAGGGAAATTCGACTTTATTATAAGTCGTGCTGTGGCAGCGATGCCTACTTTTGTGCATTGGACAAGGGGAAAGATTTCTTCAAAACAGAACCATACTATAAAAAATGGAATAATTTACTTAAAGGGTGGTGATTTGCAAGAGGAATTAAAGGGATTCCCAAATGCAAAAGTGATCGATTTATCTTCTTATTTTAAAGAAGATTTTTTTGAAACTAAGAAAATAGTATACCTGCCAATATAA
- the pruA gene encoding L-glutamate gamma-semialdehyde dehydrogenase: MGKGFFNVPIAVNEPVKTYAPGSPERDAVLSAYKSMFKSQIEVPLFINGKEVKTTSTKPMSPPHDHKHIVGHYHLAEKKHVEEAIETALEARKKWSQLSWEQRAGIFLKAAELIAGPYRAKINAATMIAQSKTIHQAEIDAACELIDFLRFNVQYMTDIYAEQPESTSDAWNRVEYRPLEGFTYAVTPFNFTAIAGNLPASMALMGNVVVWKPSDSQVYSAQVILEVFKEAGVPDGVINMIMGDPVMITDTILSHPDFSGLHFTGSTDVFKNLWKQIGENIHNYKNYPRIVGETGGKDFIIAHPSANAKQVATAIARGAFELQGQKCSAASRAYIPESLWGDVKKYLLDDIKSFKMGSPEDMDNFITAVIHEGAFNKLAGFIDQAKKDANAEIIAGGGYDKSKGYFIEPTVILTTDPKYTTMCTELFGPVITIYIYKDNAYSETLKLVDETSVYALTGAVLATDRYAIEEATQALQNSAGNFYINDKPTGAVVGQQPFGGARASGTNDKAGSSLNLLRWVSPRLIKETFVTPTDYRYPFLG; encoded by the coding sequence ATGGGAAAAGGATTTTTCAACGTACCAATTGCCGTTAATGAACCTGTAAAAACATATGCTCCAGGATCACCTGAAAGGGATGCTGTTTTAAGTGCATACAAAAGTATGTTTAAGAGTCAAATTGAAGTGCCATTATTCATAAACGGAAAGGAAGTTAAAACTACCAGTACAAAACCAATGTCCCCTCCACATGACCACAAACATATTGTAGGGCATTACCATTTAGCTGAAAAGAAACATGTAGAAGAGGCAATTGAAACTGCATTGGAAGCAAGGAAAAAATGGTCTCAATTATCATGGGAACAACGTGCAGGAATCTTTTTAAAAGCAGCTGAATTAATTGCTGGTCCTTATAGAGCTAAAATCAATGCGGCAACAATGATTGCCCAGTCTAAAACAATTCACCAAGCCGAAATAGATGCCGCTTGCGAATTGATTGATTTTTTACGCTTCAATGTTCAGTATATGACCGATATATATGCGGAACAACCTGAAAGTACTTCAGATGCATGGAATAGAGTTGAATATAGACCGCTTGAAGGATTCACCTATGCCGTAACTCCATTTAATTTCACCGCAATTGCGGGAAATTTACCAGCTAGTATGGCATTAATGGGAAATGTTGTTGTATGGAAACCAAGTGATAGTCAGGTCTATTCGGCCCAGGTGATATTGGAGGTGTTCAAGGAAGCTGGTGTGCCTGATGGAGTTATAAACATGATTATGGGGGATCCGGTTATGATCACCGACACTATCCTTTCGCACCCAGATTTTTCAGGCTTACACTTTACTGGTTCCACGGATGTATTTAAAAACCTTTGGAAACAAATAGGTGAAAACATTCATAATTATAAAAATTACCCTAGAATTGTAGGAGAAACTGGTGGAAAAGACTTTATCATCGCTCATCCATCAGCAAATGCAAAACAAGTTGCTACTGCAATTGCCAGAGGTGCTTTTGAATTACAAGGACAAAAATGCAGCGCTGCGTCTAGAGCCTACATACCTGAAAGCTTGTGGGGTGATGTAAAAAAATATTTGTTGGATGATATAAAATCCTTCAAAATGGGATCACCTGAAGACATGGACAACTTTATAACGGCGGTAATCCATGAAGGTGCCTTCAACAAACTTGCTGGTTTTATCGACCAAGCCAAAAAAGATGCAAATGCGGAGATAATTGCAGGCGGAGGTTATGATAAGAGCAAGGGTTATTTTATAGAACCAACTGTCATCCTAACCACAGATCCAAAATACACCACCATGTGTACTGAATTATTTGGTCCTGTAATTACAATTTACATTTATAAGGATAACGCTTATTCCGAAACTTTAAAATTAGTTGACGAAACAAGTGTTTATGCCTTGACGGGTGCCGTTTTAGCCACTGATAGATACGCCATAGAGGAAGCTACCCAAGCACTTCAAAACTCGGCAGGAAACTTTTATATAAATGATAAACCTACGGGCGCTGTTGTTGGCCAACAACCATTTGGTGGTGCAAGAGCATCAGGAACAAATGATAAGGCAGGTAGTTCTCTAAACCTACTACGTTGGGTTTCACCAAGGCTAATTAAAGAAACTTTCGTAACGCCTACGGATTATAGATACCCCTTCTTGGGATAA
- a CDS encoding pyridoxal phosphate-dependent decarboxylase family protein, which yields MKEELQLFMELCDVLLQSEEEHPIVAPVKIPDLFKKLDLSLKATAELEENFISGLKELIKATPKTATNRFFNQLYGGRVPKAVLGDLLAVMLNTSMYTYKVAGPQIGVEKVILQASKELIGYPDSYGGTIASGGSMSNFISLILARDAKLPETSMVGVNRTFTLYTSEACHYSIGKNAALSGIGRNNVRYVKTDARGCMLVSDLETQIEKDIELGNLPFFINATAGTTVLGAFDPIKEIAKISSKYGLWFHVDGAYCGSVIFSNSYNHLVEGIELSDSFNYNAHKMLGTPMTCSIFLCKEKKFLYNSLAADADYLFQTAVDDFNPGKTSLQCGRRNDALKLWTLWKSIGTEGLGKMVDHQFKMADFARKYIQANPNYTLYSYEKSISVCFNYKDYNAKKLCHAMYEKAKFLVSFGENNGTQFVRLVTINSILQQSDILNFFSLLEQFADTEYHSSN from the coding sequence TTGAAGGAAGAGCTACAATTATTCATGGAGTTATGTGATGTATTGCTTCAATCTGAAGAAGAACATCCCATTGTTGCACCTGTTAAAATTCCAGATTTATTTAAAAAATTAGACCTAAGCTTGAAAGCCACTGCTGAATTGGAGGAAAATTTCATTTCAGGACTTAAGGAGCTAATTAAAGCAACCCCTAAAACAGCGACCAACAGATTCTTCAATCAATTATATGGGGGGCGCGTTCCCAAAGCAGTGCTTGGTGACCTTTTAGCAGTAATGCTCAATACTAGTATGTATACCTATAAAGTGGCTGGTCCCCAAATTGGAGTAGAAAAGGTAATACTTCAAGCAAGCAAAGAATTAATAGGTTATCCAGATAGTTATGGAGGAACAATTGCCTCAGGTGGATCTATGAGCAATTTTATTTCTTTGATCCTCGCACGAGATGCAAAATTACCGGAGACATCAATGGTTGGGGTAAACCGAACCTTTACATTGTATACATCTGAGGCTTGCCATTATTCTATAGGCAAGAATGCTGCATTGTCAGGTATAGGGAGAAACAACGTTCGCTATGTCAAAACGGATGCTAGAGGCTGTATGCTGGTTTCGGATTTAGAAACCCAAATTGAAAAAGATATTGAGTTAGGAAACCTCCCCTTCTTTATCAATGCCACTGCTGGAACAACAGTGTTAGGCGCATTTGACCCTATAAAAGAAATTGCCAAAATATCTTCTAAATATGGGTTATGGTTTCATGTTGATGGTGCTTATTGCGGTTCCGTTATATTCAGTAACTCATATAACCATTTAGTGGAAGGTATAGAGCTTTCAGATAGTTTTAATTACAATGCCCACAAGATGTTGGGTACCCCAATGACCTGTTCCATATTTCTTTGCAAGGAAAAAAAGTTTCTTTATAACTCTTTGGCTGCTGATGCTGATTATCTATTTCAAACAGCAGTGGACGATTTTAACCCAGGTAAAACATCCTTACAATGTGGACGGCGTAACGACGCACTTAAATTATGGACCTTATGGAAATCTATAGGGACAGAAGGGTTGGGGAAAATGGTAGATCATCAATTTAAAATGGCAGATTTCGCCAGGAAGTACATTCAAGCAAATCCCAATTATACACTTTACAGTTATGAGAAATCTATTTCTGTATGTTTCAATTACAAGGATTATAATGCTAAAAAACTTTGCCACGCCATGTATGAAAAGGCAAAATTTCTTGTAAGTTTCGGTGAAAACAACGGAACCCAGTTCGTTAGGCTTGTAACTATTAATTCAATACTACAGCAAAGCGATATTTTGAATTTCTTCTCTTTATTGGAGCAATTTGCCGACACAGAATACCATTCCTCAAATTAA
- a CDS encoding cupin domain-containing protein yields MSRANDLIDKLQLSPHPEGGYFKENYRSKGIIELNDVNLQLKGKRNYSTSIYFLLTSSMYSAFHKIHQDEIWHFYEGECITIYDIDPNGSLKIHRVGNKVGLGEEFQVVIPANHWFAANIDKPDSYGLVGCTVAPGFDFSDFELASKKQLLEKFPQHSLIIEQFCRK; encoded by the coding sequence ATGAGTAGAGCAAACGATTTAATAGATAAACTTCAATTATCTCCACATCCAGAGGGAGGGTATTTTAAAGAAAATTATAGGAGTAAAGGAATCATTGAACTTAATGACGTTAATCTTCAACTTAAAGGAAAACGAAATTATTCTACATCCATTTATTTTCTATTGACATCGTCCATGTATTCAGCTTTTCATAAAATTCACCAAGACGAAATTTGGCATTTCTATGAAGGTGAATGTATCACCATTTATGACATTGATCCAAATGGAAGTTTAAAAATCCATAGAGTAGGTAACAAGGTTGGTCTTGGCGAAGAATTTCAGGTTGTAATACCCGCAAACCATTGGTTTGCAGCGAATATTGATAAACCAGACTCTTATGGATTAGTTGGCTGTACTGTTGCTCCGGGATTTGACTTTTCCGACTTTGAGTTGGCATCAAAAAAACAATTATTAGAAAAATTCCCTCAACACAGTCTAATTATTGAGCAATTTTGTCGAAAATAA